Genomic DNA from Luteitalea sp.:
CGGAGATTCGCGCTGCGTGAGGTGACCGCGGACAGCCCGCCCGTGGCGGCGTTCGCCACGCGCGCCAGCCGCTCCGGCTCGCGAAATGGCAGCGGCCGCAACAAGACGGCGTCGAGGACGCTGAAGATGGCCGTCGTGGCGCCGATGCCCAGGCCGATGATCAGCACCGCCGCCGCAAAGAAGCCACGCTCCCGCCCGAGCGTGCGGAACGCATACCGCACGTCCTGGGCCAGTGTGTCCCACAGTGGAAGGCCACGCGTGTCCCGGTGCAGCTCGCGGGTGGGACCGACACCGCCCAAAGCGATCATCGCGCGGCGCCGTGCTTCGTCTGGCTCCATGCCGCGCCGGCGATTCTCTTCGACGAGCAGCGCCAGATGCGCCGCCAACTCCTCGTCGAACTCGCGGTCGAGCCGCGTCCTGCCGAAGGTCGCCGCGAGGCTGGCGGCCAGCCGGCGCATCTGCTGCATCATCGCCCGCGTCCCCCTGCGGTGGCGAACAGCCGGCCGATGACTGCCGCCAGCCGCTCGAAATTGGTCGCATCGTCACGCAACCGCTTCTTCCCGCTTCTCGTGATGGAATAGAACTTCGCCCGTCGGTTGTTCTCCGAGCTGCCCCAGGCGGCGCGAATGAGGCCGCGCTGCTGCAGTCGGACCAGCGCAGCGTAGATGGTGCCCTGGTTCAAGAGAATGGCGTCATGGCTCACCTGCTCGATACGGCGGGCGACGCCGTAGCCGTGCAGCGGCCCCATTGTCTCCAGCGTTTGCAGGACCATGAGGTCGAGCGTGCCTTGCAATAGGTCGAGTCTGCGTGTCATCGCTTCTCCTGTGGCACTGCCACAAGAGTATGTCATGTTGTTCTGTGGCACGTCCACAGA
This window encodes:
- a CDS encoding PadR family transcriptional regulator translates to MTRRLDLLQGTLDLMVLQTLETMGPLHGYGVARRIEQVSHDAILLNQGTIYAALVRLQQRGLIRAAWGSSENNRRAKFYSITRSGKKRLRDDATNFERLAAVIGRLFATAGGRGR